In a single window of the Cydia amplana chromosome 4, ilCydAmpl1.1, whole genome shotgun sequence genome:
- the LOC134663035 gene encoding arginine kinase isoform X2 — protein sequence MVDTATIEKLEAGFSKLQASDSKSLLKKYLTKEVFEALKNKKTSFGSTLLDVIQSGVENLDSGVGIYAPDAEAYTVFADLFDPIIEDYHNGFKKTDKHPPKNWGDVETLGNLDPAGEFVVSTRVRCGRSMEGYPFNPCLTEAQYKEMEEKVSATLSGLEGELKGTFYPLTGMSKETQQQLIDDHFLFKEGDRFLQAANACRYWPTGRGIYHNENKTFLVWCNEEDHLRLISMQMGGDLKQVYKRLVNAVNDIEKRVPFSHNDRLGFLTFCPTNLGTTVRASVHIKLPKLAADKAKLEEVASKYHLQVRGTRGEHTEAEGGVYDISNKRRMGLTEYEAVKEMYDGIAELINIEKSL from the exons ATGGTGGACACCGCAACCATCGAGAAGTTGGAGGCTGGCTTCAGCAAGCTCCAGGCCTCCGACTCCAAGTCGCTGCTGAAGAAGTACCTCACCAAGGAGGTCTTCGAAGCTCTTAAGAACAAGAAGACCTCTTTCGGCTCCACGCTATTGGATGTCATCCAGTCTG GTGTGGAGAACTTGGACTCTGGTGTTGGAATCTACGCTCCCGATGCTGAGGCATACACAGTCTTTGCTGATCTGTTTGACCCCATCATCGAGGACTACCACAATGGCTTCAAGAAAACCGACAAGCACCCCCCCAAGAACTGGGGTGATGTTGAGACCCTCGGCAACCTGGACCCCGCTGGCGAGTTTGTTGTGTCCACCCGTGTCCGTTGCGGCCGCTCCATGGAGGGCTACCCCTTCAACCCCTGCTTGACTGAGGCCCAGTACAAAGAGATGGAAGAGAAAGTCTCCGCCACCCTGTCTGGCCTCGAGGGTGAGCTCAAGGGTACCTTCTACCCCCTGACCGGCATGTCCAAGGAAACCCAGCAGCAGCTCATCGATGACCACTTCCTCTTCAAGGAGGGTGACCGTTTCCTCCAGGCCGCCAACGCCTGCCGCTACTGGCCCACCGGCCGTGGCATCTACCACAACGAGAACAAGACCTTCCTGGTCTGGTGCAACGAGGAGGACCATCTCCGCCTCATCTCCATGCAGATGGGTGGTGACCTGAAGCAGGTCTACAAGAGGCTGGTGAACGCCGTCAATGACATTGAGAAGAGGGTTCCGTTCTCGCACAATGACCGTCTCGGTTTCCTGACCTTCTGCCCCACCAACTTGGGTACGACCGTGAGGGCCTCCGTGCACATCAAGCTGCCCAAGCTGGCGGCCGACAAGGCCAAGCTGGAGGAGGTCGCGTCCAAGTACCACCTGCAGGTGCGCGGCACCCGCGGCGAGCACACGGAGGCCGAGGGCGGCGTGTACGATATCTCGAACAAGCGCCGCATGGGCCTGACCGAGTACGAAGCCGTCAAGGAGATGTACGACGGCATCGCCGAGCTCATCAACATTGAGAAGAGCCTGTAA
- the LOC134663035 gene encoding arginine kinase isoform X1 has translation MNYKFKVTIPIVVCGGAVLAYYLIRRKAAAMVDTATIEKLEAGFSKLQASDSKSLLKKYLTKEVFEALKNKKTSFGSTLLDVIQSGVENLDSGVGIYAPDAEAYTVFADLFDPIIEDYHNGFKKTDKHPPKNWGDVETLGNLDPAGEFVVSTRVRCGRSMEGYPFNPCLTEAQYKEMEEKVSATLSGLEGELKGTFYPLTGMSKETQQQLIDDHFLFKEGDRFLQAANACRYWPTGRGIYHNENKTFLVWCNEEDHLRLISMQMGGDLKQVYKRLVNAVNDIEKRVPFSHNDRLGFLTFCPTNLGTTVRASVHIKLPKLAADKAKLEEVASKYHLQVRGTRGEHTEAEGGVYDISNKRRMGLTEYEAVKEMYDGIAELINIEKSL, from the exons ATGAATTACAAATTTAAAGTCACGATTCCAATAGTGGTTTGTGGTGGCGCTGTTCTTGCATATTACCTCATCAGGCG AAAAGCCGCAGCAATGGTGGACACCGCAACCATCGAGAAGTTGGAGGCTGGCTTCAGCAAGCTCCAGGCCTCCGACTCCAAGTCGCTGCTGAAGAAGTACCTCACCAAGGAGGTCTTCGAAGCTCTTAAGAACAAGAAGACCTCTTTCGGCTCCACGCTATTGGATGTCATCCAGTCTG GTGTGGAGAACTTGGACTCTGGTGTTGGAATCTACGCTCCCGATGCTGAGGCATACACAGTCTTTGCTGATCTGTTTGACCCCATCATCGAGGACTACCACAATGGCTTCAAGAAAACCGACAAGCACCCCCCCAAGAACTGGGGTGATGTTGAGACCCTCGGCAACCTGGACCCCGCTGGCGAGTTTGTTGTGTCCACCCGTGTCCGTTGCGGCCGCTCCATGGAGGGCTACCCCTTCAACCCCTGCTTGACTGAGGCCCAGTACAAAGAGATGGAAGAGAAAGTCTCCGCCACCCTGTCTGGCCTCGAGGGTGAGCTCAAGGGTACCTTCTACCCCCTGACCGGCATGTCCAAGGAAACCCAGCAGCAGCTCATCGATGACCACTTCCTCTTCAAGGAGGGTGACCGTTTCCTCCAGGCCGCCAACGCCTGCCGCTACTGGCCCACCGGCCGTGGCATCTACCACAACGAGAACAAGACCTTCCTGGTCTGGTGCAACGAGGAGGACCATCTCCGCCTCATCTCCATGCAGATGGGTGGTGACCTGAAGCAGGTCTACAAGAGGCTGGTGAACGCCGTCAATGACATTGAGAAGAGGGTTCCGTTCTCGCACAATGACCGTCTCGGTTTCCTGACCTTCTGCCCCACCAACTTGGGTACGACCGTGAGGGCCTCCGTGCACATCAAGCTGCCCAAGCTGGCGGCCGACAAGGCCAAGCTGGAGGAGGTCGCGTCCAAGTACCACCTGCAGGTGCGCGGCACCCGCGGCGAGCACACGGAGGCCGAGGGCGGCGTGTACGATATCTCGAACAAGCGCCGCATGGGCCTGACCGAGTACGAAGCCGTCAAGGAGATGTACGACGGCATCGCCGAGCTCATCAACATTGAGAAGAGCCTGTAA
- the LOC134647573 gene encoding chromatin accessibility complex 16kD protein — translation MSTPKAEKDLHLPLSRVKTIMKSSPDVEAVGPEPLYLVTKVTELFVTDLAKRAYKNSDSKFLEYKHIADVVQEDDTLEFLREIMPRKITVREFKALMAKKAARGDRSDDESSDESSDESETSSDNQD, via the exons atgtctaCGCCAAAAGCAGAAAAAGATTTACACTTGCCTCTATCTAGAGTAAAAACTATTATGAAAAGCTCTCCAGATGTCGAAGCAGTTGGCCCGGAACCGCTATATTTAGTGACAAAAGTTACA GAACTCTTCGTGACAGACCTAGCGAAACGAGCATATAAAAACAGCGACAGCAAATTTTTGGAATACAAACATATCGCCGACGTTGTTCAAGAGGACGATACGCTAGAGTTTCTCAGGGAGATAATGCCGCGAAAGATAACCGTACGGGAGTTCAAGGCGCTGATGGCGAAGAAGGCGGCGCGCGGCGACCGGTCGGACGACGAATCCAGCGACGAGTCGAGCGACGAAAGCGAGACCTCGAGTGATAACCAAGACTGA